The Candidatus Ozemobacteraceae bacterium sequence CGACGAAAAACTCCGCCAGGCGTATTTCTGGATCATCAACCACGCGATCATCAGTCCGTTCTACGACATCGAGTTCAACGACGAGCCGCCGCAGGGCTTCACCCTCGGCGACCGCAAAAGCCGCCTGAACCTGCCGACCGACCAGAGTTACTCGAGTTTCGTCCTCCTGCCGCTCCTGACGCTCGTCCTGCGACGCCGCTGCCTGCTGGTGGGCGGGCCGGGGCGCGGAAAAACCGCCAGCGCCGTCCTCATGGGGGTCATGGCAGGATATACACTGAAAGATATCAAACGCGCCATCCAGCACGGCCAACCGCAGATGACGATCGCCGACCTGCTTGGAAACCCCCTCCCCTCATCGCTCGTGAATGCCCAGACGATGGATGACGTGAAGATATCGTGGCGGAAATGGCTCGGGATGCGCGTGAAAATCATCGACGAGTACAACCGCATTCCGACGCGCACCCAGTCGGCCCTGCTGACCGTGCTCGCAGACGATTACGCCGAATTATACGATCAGATATACGAATGCCCGCCGTCGGCCTGGTATCTCACGGCGAACGACGACGCGGGCGGCGGTACCTACCAGGTCATCGAGGCCCTGCGCGACCGCATCGACGTCGTGGTGAAAGCGCTGCATTTCAACACGCGCTTTTTGCGCGACCTGCTGATCCGCATCGAGGAGGAGGTCCGGCCCGAAGAGGTCGTTCCGGCCGGGCTTGTCTTTTCCGGCGAAGAGATCGACCGGGCGCATCGCGAGATTCTCGCGGTCGAGATCCCGCCCTCGCTCCTGCGGCGAATCGAGTTCTTCACCTCGCATTTCGAGTTCTGCGACATCGCCGCGGACCAGATCGAATACAAGACCAAGGATACCGTGAAGCTCGGCGGGATCGATTGGCAGGCGATGTCGGGGCAGGACGCCGGCAAAGACCGGATCCGCGATCTCGGCAGCCAGACGCGCAACGGCCTCTCTGTGCGCGCGATGATGACGGTTCTCGCCTACGCCAAGGCCCTGGCCTGGTTCCGCGGCTTCGACGAAGTCGGGTTCGAGGACGTGCGCCAGATCATGCCGTTCGTCCTGCACGACAAGCTCGTCCAGGACCCGGACTCGCCGTTTTTCGAGCAGCCCGGCCATACGACGTTCCGCATCGACCGCATCGGCTGGATCAGGAAACTGTTCGATCTTTCCTGTCAGGAGTTCGACCGGCTCGGCCTCGAAAAGGAGGACCCCGTCGCCGACCTGCTCCTGGAAATCGGGAAAGGACTCGACGGCGTCGGCGAAGCCGAGGTCAGAAAGCGGCTCGCCGTGATCGAACGGCAACTTGGGGAGATTGCAAAAGGGCGCAAGATGTACGGGCACCTGTTCGACGACGTGCTCGCCCTGAAATACATGCACCAGCGCTATACCAATTATCTCAAATGGCTGTCCTGGAAGGGCGGCGCGTGAACCAGAGCGGACGTGAACGCATCGCCGGTCCGGCCAAGGGAGAGGGCCTGGTTTCAGGACCGCTGGCCGAAGCGTTCCGGCGCGGGCGCGAGCGGTTCAATACCGCCTTTTTCATCTCCCGGCAATCGTCTCCCGGTCTCGATGAAACGATCTTCGCGCAGCATCTCCGCATGCTGGCGCCGGTCGCGGACGCGGTCGCGCGCCATGGTCCGGAGCGTCTCGATGCCGCTGTCGCAACGCTCTACGATCTGCTTCTCGACCTGCTTGCAAGAGGAATCCTGAGCGATGGCGCGAGAACGGATCTGCTCCGGCGGGTCATCACGGAACTGCTTCCCTCGCTCCATGTCTTTCTCGCCGAGGCCCCGTATGAAACGGCTGGGAAACTGGTGAACGCGGCTCTTCAGATCGACGCTACTCCCGGTGCGCGGTCGAAAGAATGGATGGATCTTCTGGCTATGGTTGCTCCGAGCGTTTCGGGGCGAGAGGAATTGTTCGATGCCGGACGCGTCCTTGCATGGCGATGCGGAATGGCCCACCAGCGGACGACGGCGTTGCGCGCGGCGGAGCGGCTGAGCGAAGCGGTGTTTTTCCCGGTTCTCGGAGTTCCGCGGGCAGGCCCGGGCGGTCCCGTCTCCCCGTCGGAACTTCTCCGGGCGCTTGCTGGAGACCCCTGGCTGCATCCGGCCCGCACCGTCGATGGAACGGCCGGCCGGCCGAAGACGCTTCGGCTCGTCGCGGACGCCGGCGGGTTCCGCGGTTTCGGCGGCCCGTTCCTGGCGCCGCCCCGCGCCTGCGTCGCCGACGGTGCTCTCGTTCTGTCCGATGGCGGCCGGGCCTGGCGGATGAACGCCGATGTTTTCGGCGTCGTGTTCTCACAAATATTTGATGATATATGCCGGGACGGAAGCCGTGGCGCAGCCTCGAAACAGGCTCTCCGGGACGACGCCCACGATGTCACGGTTTCCGGGGAGGGAACGATCGCGTGGAACGGTCTGAAAACACGGTGCGACCGGCTTGCGTATCCGACCGGCGTCGCCTGCGACGGCACGACGGCCGTCGTCACCCTCAGGCATTCGCATCGCGTGCTGGTCTTTGGCCGGACCGTCGATCTTCCGGACGGTACCGGGAGGGCGGGATGAACGGGAACGATGGCCGGATCGGGGCTTGGCGAGCCCACTGGCCAGCGGCGCTGGATGCCTGGAGCCGTCACACGAAACTTCGCGAACCCCGCTGGTGCGTGACCGCGGCCGAAGCGGCCGCCGAAGGCCTTCAAAACGACGATTCCGGGGCCATGATCCGCCTGAACGACCAGACGGTGGTCATCAGTTTTCCGAACCTGGTCCGGGCGGGCCTCGACCGGTTTCCGCTCCAGATTCTCGCGCACGAGATCGGCCACCACGTATACTGCCCGGGCGATCTCGCCGACCAGGCTCGCCTTCTCGCAAGGATCCGACGCGCCCTGCCGACGTTCGAGCGCCACGCGGGCCTCGTCGCGAACCTGTACGCGGACCTTCTCATCAACAACCGGCTCCATCGCTCCGGCGGCATGAATTTCGCCGGCCTGTTCCGGGCATTGCGGGCCGACGGAAAGACCGACGCCGTCTGGACATTGTATATGCATATATATGAAATGCTCTGGAGCCTCCCGGTCGGGACGCTTTCGACGGGGAAGGTGACCCCGAGACTGAGGGCCGACGCCGATCTCGGGGCGCGACTGGTGCGCGTTTACAGCCGTGACTGGCTCCAGGGTGCGGGGAGGTTCGCGTCCCTCCTGTATCCCCATATCGCCCAGGCGACCGAGCACGACGCCGGCGAATGGATACGGAATCTGCGTGATCTCGAGAAAACCTGCTCCGGCGCCGACGTCGTGCCGGACGGCCTCATCGAGGTCGATGCCGGAGAAGCCGAAGGGGCCATTCACCCCTCCCTCGATCCTGAACTGAATGGGCTCGAGGGAGCGGGCGACGACCAGGACGGACGGGAAGACGATGGAGACAACGACGGGGACAACGAAGGGAGAGCCAGGGAAGCTCAGGCGGGCGGCGCGGGCCAGTTCCGCGAGCCCTATCAGTATGGCGAACTCCTCCGGGAACTCGGCATCAACCTGTCGCCGGCCGACTTGGCGATCACCTACTACCGGGAACGCGCGAGGCCCTATCTGGCGCGGTTTCCCCGGCGCCGGGCGCCCGAAGCGACGGAGGAACAGATCGAAGGGCTGGATACATGGGATATCGGTTCGCCTGTCGATGAAATGGATCTGTTCGAGACGGCGGCCGTGTCGCCCGTGATCATCCCCGGCGTCACGACGGTCCGGCGACGGGTCGGCATCGTGGCGGGAAAGGAGCCCGAAACCCTGCCGGTCGACCTCGACCTGTACGTCGACTGTTCGGGCTCGATGCCGGATCCGAGATATACGACCTCCTATACGGCGCTGGCCGGCGCCATCATCATCCTCTCCGCCCTTCGGGCCGGATCACGGGTGAAGGCGACGCTCTGGAGCGGCAAGAACGAAGTGAAGACGACGGGCGAGTTCGTCCGCGACGAGCGGGCGCTCCTGGCCATCCTGACAGGCTATCTCGGCGGCGGCACCTGCTTCCCGATCCACCTGCTCCGTGAGACGTTCGACGGCAGAACCCCGAAGGACCGGCCGGTTCACGTGATGGTGATCTCGGACGACGGCATCGATACCATGTTCCAGGATGACGAAAAGGGCGTCAGCGGCTGGGAAACCGCCCGCATGGCTCTCGAACGCGGCCGGGCCGGCGGCACGCTCGCCCTCAACCTGTATGCAGACCTTGACGCGTATCATTGGACCGCCCGGGCCAAAAATATCGGTTGGGATATATCCGTGGTGAGGACGCTCGAGGATCTCGTCGGTTTCGCCCGTGAGTTCAGCCGCAAGCAGTATGAAAGGACGATTACATGACGACGCGCGAAGGACCTTCGCTGGAACTGCTTCTCCGCCGGTTGGCCGAGACGCCGTACTGGTTTCTCCGAACACCCGGGGCGGATGACGGGCCGGAAGGCGGCGTCGACCTGACGGCCGTCCTCCGCGATCTGCTCCTGGACCTCGGCTGCGAGTCACCCGATACACCGGCTCTCCAGGTGATGAAACGGGTCGGCGGTCAGACCGAGCGCGGCCGGATCGCCCTGGTGCTCGCCTGGCTCCTTCACGACGGGTATTTCCTGGAGCGACGGGGGGCGTTCGTCGACGGCGCCCTCGCCGTGCTTCGCGAGATTCCCGGCCGGTTCACCGGCGTGGTCAGGGCGGAACGCTTCGTCACCGAGCCGGATCGACGGGAAGAGCTGGCACGGCTTTCCCTGAAACTTCTCGGCCTTCGGCCGGCAGGGGAGACCGACGTGCAGGCCGCGGATCGGCTCGTTTCCCTCGACAGCGTCGAGCGGGCGAACATCGTCCGGGAAGCGCGGGCGGCGGAAAAACGGGCCCGGGAAATCCGCGAGGCGATGGCCCGAAAAGCCGCCGAAGAGGCTGCGGCCACATACGGACGCGAGTGAGAGACCGGGAGAAACGGTGCTTGACCTGAGAACCCCGGATCGATACACTCACGGATAGAACGAGAGGACGGAGACGATATGGCTGAAACGAGCGGCAAGCTTCCGATCGAAGTTGTGGGACTGTCGATTTCGCGCTGCATTCTGGTGCTGGCCGAAGGGCGTATTCCTGCCGGCGCGGTCCGGAAAATCATCGGAGGCACCCTGTTTGACAACCTCGACAGCATGTGGCAGGAATACAGCCAGAAATACTGGTCGAGCTGCACGCTTCGCGCCCGGACGATCTTCTATCAGTTCGTCGAGAAAAACGGCATTGACCAGCCCCGTCTCAGGGGCGAAGAACCCCCTGACTCTTCGGGCGGTATCTGGCAGGTCGGGGCCAGGCAATACGAAACGGCCGCGCTGAAAGAACTTTTCGACATCTCCGACACATTCCTGAGGATGCCCGCTGCCAGTCGCGACAGCTTGCTCGGCATGCTGCCGCCCGATGCGATCACGGCTCTCCATGACTCGATCGTCAAGGGCAGTCTGAAATCCCTGATGCCGGACTTCGAAGCCAGGGCCGCGGGCAAGTCCAAAGAGGAAACCACCGGACTGATCGTCGGGCGCATACGCGAGTTTCTCTCGGCGGCGCCGGATTTCCTGCCGGCCGGTCTCTACCCGGAACTCCTGCAGGCACTGCTTCCCTATATCCGGATGAGAACGACGGAAAAGTCGGTCGTTTCAACGAAGACGGAACGGCCGGTCCAGTTCTCCCAGGTTCGAAAGGCCGTCAGACTTCCCGACCCGGATAAATAAAGTAGCGATGTAAATAGAACATCGTGCCGGGCCCGGACCGCACAGAAGGACGGCTCGGAGAGGATGTGAGAGTATGCGTGAAGCGCATGAGGCGATGATGCGCGACCTGGTGGCCTATGGAATTCGCGACGAGCGCGTGCTCGGTGCGATGCGGCGCGTTCCGCGCCATGTGTATATTCCCGAGATCATGAGACGGGGCGGCGAATACGGCGATCACCCGGTACCCATCGGGTACGGACAGACGATTTCACAGCCGTATATCGTAGCGTATATGACGGAAATGCTCGACGTCCGAGAGGGAGAGAAGGTCCTCGAGATAGGCACCGGATCGGGGTATCAGGCGGCCGTTCTGGCGGAGCTCGGAGCGTGCGTGTTCAGCCTCGAGGTGGTTCCGGAACTCGCCGAACACGCGCGCACGGTGCTGGAGGCGAACGGATACGACGTGAAGATCAGGATCGGCGACGGGTATGAGGGCTGGCCCGAGGAGGCCCCCTTCGATGCGATCGTTGGCACGTGCGCCGCCGGGGAGATCCCCCTGAAACTGGTCGGGCAGCTGCGCGAAAACGGAAGACTGTTCATGCCGATCGGCGAGGCCGACTTCCAGAGGCTCGTCCTGGTTCGGCGCACGAAGGAAGGAATGATCCGGTCCGACGATCTGCCGGTTCGGTTCGTCCCCATGATACATCCGCGTCCGCGGCATTGACGGACCGAGATGGCACACAACGGGCTGCTTCGCCGCGACCTGGAAAGGAGTGACGTCGAATGGAAACGATGAGCGTGACCTGGGGGTATCTGTTTTTCATTCTTGCCCTTCAGACGCTTCGGCGGCGATCGGTTGCCGTGTTGCCCTATGCGGCCGTTTCGGCCCTGTTTCCCCTGGGATCGCTCCTCTACGACCTTGACGCCCTCTCCCTCGAGAGAAAGGGGGCTTTCATCGGCCTGTTTCTCGCGGGCATCATCGTCCAGTGCGTGCTGATCTATCGGGCGAACAGGTTCTGGGCGTGTGAGCACGCCTTGCGTCACGGAGCCCATATTCCGGCAGGCATCGGAGGCCGTGAACGGCTCAAGCTGCTGCTCGCCGGCATCGTGCTCTTCGTGGCGCACGACCGGTATTTCCCGCTGCAGGCGACGCTCTTCGAATTGCTCGACCGGGCCCTGTTCTGGGCATTGTCGGCTCTCATCGGCATATCGGCGCTGGTCGCCTTCGCAACCGCCAGGCACACGGCTCATGACGGAAACCCCTGAGATCGCAAAAAACTGAACAGGGACATCCGCCATGGGTTGTGTAGTATCATCACTCCGCTCATGACGACGATTCGACGACCGCTGCTGTCCGCCGCGCTCCTGGGAATCCTGCTCTTCGCGTTTGCAGAAACTCCCGTGGCGGCGGGGTCGCTGCGGAACGAGGACGCCGTCCGTCTCCGCGAGATCGAAACCTGGCGAAAACTCGCTGCTGCCGCACATGTGCGGTACACGCACTGGATTGCGTATTCCGAGACGATCGAGAACGAACGGTGCCCGGGCGTCGTCGGGGTGTTCAATGTCGCGGCCCGATCCGAGCGTGTGTTGCTGTATCACCTGAATCGACGGCTGGAAGTTCTCGGCGGAAGGCTGAGCCGGAAGGATCAGCCTGAGTATACTCCATGCTTTACCGTCGATGCCGCCATTGCTGAGTCGCTTCGCCTCTGTTCAAATCCAGGCGATCTCTCGCTTCCGGAAAAGGTTGCCGTCCCTGACACGGCAAGTGTCGAGGCGCGGCGTGCTGCTTCCGTCACGCCTGCCATGCTGGAATGGCTCGATGCACAACTGCGGGTGATGCGGAGCGGGCCGCCAGACCTATACTGGTGGACTCGGGAGTATTTCGTCTGCTCGCTGTGTGGTATGCCGATGGCCGACCTCCGACGGAGGAAATGTTCCGCGTGCGGAGCGGACGAGACGGAATTTTTGCGGATCAGGTAAGCCGGAACCGTCCGGGGCACCCTGTTTCAGCCGCTCGGGGCATGGCTTCCGGCGGGCGGGTGTGCTATACTCGCCCTCTCCGGAGGCGAAAGAGTTCATGGCGGTATCGGTTTCATTTCGGGACCTCTTCCTGGCCGCATGGCGGGAGACGAGGCGACGCCCCTGGCGGTTCGCGGCCTGCTCGGGCGGGTATGCCGTCGCGGTCGCCACGGCCGTGCTTCTGTTGAGCGTCCTCGTCTTTTCGCAGTATATCGAGAGCGGCATTCTCAGTTCGACCGGAACCCATTTCATCGTGTATGCCCCGGCCTGCATGGACATCTCGTCCCTGACGTCGGAGGAACTGGCCCTGCTCGCCTCGGGAACCCGCCCGGCCCGGTGCGCCGACAAATGCAAGGAGTGCACCGGGTGCAATAAAAAACCTGTCGATATTGTAAACGAGGCGTTCGTCGCCCGTCAGATCGAAACGAAACTCCTGCCGTTCAGCGTACTCGATGCGGCACGGAAAGAACCCGGACTGTACAAAGGCGTTTCGCCGTATCTGCTGTACAGGTTCAGAAACCCGGCCGACGGCCACCGATTCACCGTCGGGGGCTTCGATCCCGACGACAAAACGGCGGTGCCGCCAGCCGTCTGCAGCGCCGCCGACCTGGTCGAGGGCGCCTTCCTGCATGCGAATGACACCGGAGTCGCCGTGGTCGAGCAGGGATACGCCGTCTCTCACGGCCTCAGAGTCGGATCCAACGTCACGATCGCCGGATGGCCGTTCATCATTATCGGCATCGTGGCGCCCGGCGTCAGGCCGGCCAAGGCGGACGTCTATCTGACGTTCGCCGACGCCGAGAAGGTCATCAGCCGCAACCTCCGTTCGCCGCTGTTCCAGGAGATGAACGTCATGCTCGTCGAGGTCGCCCATGCGTCGAAGCAGGACGCCGCGATCGCGCGCATGCGCGAAATCGTCCAGAGCGGCATGATCTCCACGTTTGCCTGCGCGAAACCGGCGGCCGAAGTGCTTGGACTGGGGCGTGGCGTGATCGTTTCCGCCGCCCTTCTGCTGGGCTTCCTGGCCGCGGCGTTTGGCCTCAAATCGCAGCTCGCCTCCCTTCGCGAACGTCGTCGCGAACTTGGTATCCTGAGATCTATAGGATGGCCCTCGGCGGCGATCGTGCGTCAGCTCCTGCTTGAAGCTGCCTTCCCCGGAATCCTCGGCGGACTCGCCGGTGCCGTGGCGGCGGCGGCCGCGATTCCCTTCGTTTCCCTCGAATACTGGACGGGCGTGCCTGCCCGGGTCGATTTCGTCGTGATCCCGGGCGTTGCGGCCCTCAGTGTTTTCCTTGCCGTTGCGGGCGGACTGGCGGCGGGCCTGCCCGTCGGATGGCTCGCCGTCCGGACCCCGCCGGCCGAGCAGCTGCGTAGCATCTGAAAAAGGAACCACCCATGACGGAATCCGCACCCATGATCAACGTGACCGGACTGAAGAAGAGTTTTCGCCAGGGTGGCCGGGTGATACCCGTGCTGAAAGATGTGTCGCTGTCTCTCGGAGCCGGCGAGACGCTCGTGATCACCGGGCGGAGCGGCGTCGGCAAATCGACGCTTCTGACGCTTCTCGGTGGCCTGGATCTTCCGGACGCAGGCAGGATCAGCATCGCCGGCGTGGATATCGGGGCCCTGACGCAGGACAGCCTGGCCGGTCTTCGTCGCAAGAC is a genomic window containing:
- a CDS encoding protein-L-isoaspartate(D-aspartate) O-methyltransferase gives rise to the protein MREAHEAMMRDLVAYGIRDERVLGAMRRVPRHVYIPEIMRRGGEYGDHPVPIGYGQTISQPYIVAYMTEMLDVREGEKVLEIGTGSGYQAAVLAELGACVFSLEVVPELAEHARTVLEANGYDVKIRIGDGYEGWPEEAPFDAIVGTCAAGEIPLKLVGQLRENGRLFMPIGEADFQRLVLVRRTKEGMIRSDDLPVRFVPMIHPRPRH
- a CDS encoding vWA domain-containing protein, which codes for MNGNDGRIGAWRAHWPAALDAWSRHTKLREPRWCVTAAEAAAEGLQNDDSGAMIRLNDQTVVISFPNLVRAGLDRFPLQILAHEIGHHVYCPGDLADQARLLARIRRALPTFERHAGLVANLYADLLINNRLHRSGGMNFAGLFRALRADGKTDAVWTLYMHIYEMLWSLPVGTLSTGKVTPRLRADADLGARLVRVYSRDWLQGAGRFASLLYPHIAQATEHDAGEWIRNLRDLEKTCSGADVVPDGLIEVDAGEAEGAIHPSLDPELNGLEGAGDDQDGREDDGDNDGDNEGRAREAQAGGAGQFREPYQYGELLRELGINLSPADLAITYYRERARPYLARFPRRRAPEATEEQIEGLDTWDIGSPVDEMDLFETAAVSPVIIPGVTTVRRRVGIVAGKEPETLPVDLDLYVDCSGSMPDPRYTTSYTALAGAIIILSALRAGSRVKATLWSGKNEVKTTGEFVRDERALLAILTGYLGGGTCFPIHLLRETFDGRTPKDRPVHVMVISDDGIDTMFQDDEKGVSGWETARMALERGRAGGTLALNLYADLDAYHWTARAKNIGWDISVVRTLEDLVGFAREFSRKQYERTIT
- a CDS encoding ABC transporter permease; this encodes MAVSVSFRDLFLAAWRETRRRPWRFAACSGGYAVAVATAVLLLSVLVFSQYIESGILSSTGTHFIVYAPACMDISSLTSEELALLASGTRPARCADKCKECTGCNKKPVDIVNEAFVARQIETKLLPFSVLDAARKEPGLYKGVSPYLLYRFRNPADGHRFTVGGFDPDDKTAVPPAVCSAADLVEGAFLHANDTGVAVVEQGYAVSHGLRVGSNVTIAGWPFIIIGIVAPGVRPAKADVYLTFADAEKVISRNLRSPLFQEMNVMLVEVAHASKQDAAIARMREIVQSGMISTFACAKPAAEVLGLGRGVIVSAALLLGFLAAAFGLKSQLASLRERRRELGILRSIGWPSAAIVRQLLLEAAFPGILGGLAGAVAAAAAIPFVSLEYWTGVPARVDFVVIPGVAALSVFLAVAGGLAAGLPVGWLAVRTPPAEQLRSI
- a CDS encoding AAA family ATPase; this translates as MSLKDTFASLASVFGKVSASPTHLSRKTRRKSGFDVADLYDGPIDVRRTGGTPGEGEAGPALDEKLRQAYFWIINHAIISPFYDIEFNDEPPQGFTLGDRKSRLNLPTDQSYSSFVLLPLLTLVLRRRCLLVGGPGRGKTASAVLMGVMAGYTLKDIKRAIQHGQPQMTIADLLGNPLPSSLVNAQTMDDVKISWRKWLGMRVKIIDEYNRIPTRTQSALLTVLADDYAELYDQIYECPPSAWYLTANDDAGGGTYQVIEALRDRIDVVVKALHFNTRFLRDLLIRIEEEVRPEEVVPAGLVFSGEEIDRAHREILAVEIPPSLLRRIEFFTSHFEFCDIAADQIEYKTKDTVKLGGIDWQAMSGQDAGKDRIRDLGSQTRNGLSVRAMMTVLAYAKALAWFRGFDEVGFEDVRQIMPFVLHDKLVQDPDSPFFEQPGHTTFRIDRIGWIRKLFDLSCQEFDRLGLEKEDPVADLLLEIGKGLDGVGEAEVRKRLAVIERQLGEIAKGRKMYGHLFDDVLALKYMHQRYTNYLKWLSWKGGA